A region from the Variovorax paradoxus genome encodes:
- a CDS encoding RcnB family protein — MIINSKSMAVAAAALAMCMAAGSAFAQDRGHDRGHDRGNDQGNGRYEQQDRRFDRHDDRRGDRYGRQDYRPGRQFDRAGYPQPHAEWRRGGRVPNEYRGRNYVVNDWRAYRLQQPPRGYQWVGVGGDYVLAAIASGVIAQIIVGSQ; from the coding sequence ATGATCATCAATTCAAAGAGCATGGCCGTCGCTGCTGCGGCGCTCGCGATGTGCATGGCAGCGGGAAGCGCCTTCGCACAGGACCGGGGCCACGACCGCGGCCATGACCGCGGCAACGATCAAGGCAACGGCCGCTACGAACAACAGGACCGCCGCTTCGACCGGCACGACGACCGCCGCGGCGACCGCTACGGCCGCCAGGACTATCGGCCAGGCCGGCAGTTCGACCGCGCCGGCTACCCCCAGCCGCACGCCGAGTGGCGCCGCGGCGGACGCGTGCCCAACGAATACCGCGGCCGCAATTACGTGGTGAACGACTGGCGTGCCTACCGCCTGCAGCAGCCGCCGCGCGGCTACCAGTGGGTGGGCGTGGGCGGCGACTACGTGCTCGCGGCCATTGCGTCCGGCGTGATCGCGCAGATCATCGTCGGAAGCCAATAA